The following coding sequences lie in one Flagellimonas eckloniae genomic window:
- a CDS encoding LUD domain-containing protein, translating into MGVFDKLFGGGKKVSKETVETRGDYMPNLKIPVDEKFTIYFKKNGGKFIYCENELEVSDALQSIISENDWQSHFFYTLDQRLQSRFSSEKIQFTTNRKESDIFFTTCEHLVAHNGSILVCSNQIKEKKLDELPSNLIVFATTSQLVDSISEALRIIKEKYKKNIPNNITTLKHFEPTPENKNDFLSYGSASKNVYLLLLEDY; encoded by the coding sequence ATGGGAGTTTTTGATAAGCTTTTTGGAGGTGGTAAAAAAGTTTCCAAGGAAACCGTGGAAACACGTGGGGATTATATGCCCAATTTAAAGATTCCCGTGGATGAAAAATTCACAATCTACTTCAAGAAAAATGGAGGCAAGTTCATTTATTGCGAAAATGAGCTCGAAGTTTCCGATGCATTACAAAGCATAATTTCTGAAAACGATTGGCAAAGTCATTTTTTTTATACACTTGACCAACGATTACAAAGTCGGTTTTCTTCTGAAAAAATTCAGTTTACCACAAACCGAAAAGAAAGCGATATTTTCTTTACTACCTGCGAGCATTTAGTGGCCCATAATGGCTCTATTTTAGTGTGTTCAAATCAAATCAAGGAAAAAAAACTTGATGAACTCCCCTCCAATCTAATTGTATTTGCCACGACAAGTCAGTTAGTAGATTCAATAAGTGAGGCTTTGAGAATCATTAAAGAAAAATATAAGAAAAATATTCCTAACAATATTACCACGCTCAAGCACTTTGAACCCACTCCAGAAAACAAAAATGATTTCCTTTCCTACGGAAGTGCTTCAAAAAATGTATATCTTTTACTGCTAGAAGACTACTAA
- a CDS encoding phosphatidate cytidylyltransferase, whose product MKEILRRSITGVIYVVLLMGTVFLNSDAFDFLFMAFGLACLYEFKRIVQLKGYYIFIAYLALWWAFIYLIHDTTLITILMLLTITVDLALLAFLFTKKNEKLTDFQKFIVAVFYIGGGCIFLTMIPYKQNNFAKFLIMGIFILIWVTDTFAYLVGRTLGRTKLYPAVSPKKTIEGSLGGLIFAWIAAYILSKYEPSLTLNEWLILATVIVIAGGLGDLLESKFKRAAGVKDSGAILPGHGGIWDRLDSLVFAAPFAYLVLNIFSYVS is encoded by the coding sequence ATGAAAGAAATTCTAAGGCGCTCTATTACAGGGGTTATCTATGTGGTGCTCCTAATGGGAACCGTTTTTTTAAACTCAGATGCTTTTGATTTTCTTTTTATGGCATTTGGACTCGCTTGTCTTTATGAATTTAAGAGGATTGTGCAGCTAAAGGGCTATTACATCTTTATTGCGTATTTGGCGCTTTGGTGGGCATTTATCTATTTAATCCATGACACCACCCTAATTACCATTCTAATGTTATTGACCATAACAGTGGATTTGGCATTGCTTGCTTTTTTGTTCACCAAAAAAAATGAAAAACTCACTGATTTTCAGAAATTTATTGTAGCTGTTTTTTATATAGGTGGGGGATGTATCTTTTTAACCATGATTCCCTACAAACAAAATAATTTTGCCAAGTTTTTAATAATGGGCATATTTATTTTAATCTGGGTAACCGATACTTTTGCCTATTTGGTTGGCAGAACTCTGGGTCGTACAAAACTTTATCCTGCAGTTTCTCCAAAAAAAACCATTGAAGGTTCTTTAGGAGGTCTTATTTTTGCATGGATAGCAGCATATATTTTATCAAAATATGAGCCTAGTCTAACCTTAAACGAATGGTTAATTCTTGCTACAGTTATTGTTATTGCAGGAGGTTTAGGCGATTTGTTGGAATCTAAATTTAAGCGTGCAGCCGGGGTAAAGGATAGTGGAGCCATATTACCAGGGCATGGTGGAATTTGGGATCGTTTGGATAGTCTTGTGTTTGCCGCACCATTTGCATATTTAGTTTTAAATATATTTTCCTATGTTTCATAA
- a CDS encoding phosphatidylserine decarboxylase family protein produces MFHKEGQKIIIVTFLIVVAILFSAQHFINIEWLRIAVQIAALIVLILILQFFRNPKRPITPSFNEILAPVDGKVVVIEEVEEPEYFKGKRRQVSIFMSPLNVHVTRYAASGTVTYSKYHPGKYLVAWHPKSSTENERTTVVLHTPKFGEIGYRQIAGALARRIVNYAEEGEQVTQGQDAGFIKFGSRVDLLLPLDCDIAVKLGQKVVGAKTCIAALRKKDD; encoded by the coding sequence ATGTTTCATAAAGAGGGTCAAAAAATTATAATTGTCACTTTTCTTATTGTGGTTGCCATTTTATTTTCCGCTCAACATTTCATCAACATTGAGTGGCTGAGAATAGCTGTTCAAATTGCGGCCCTGATAGTATTGATTTTAATATTACAATTCTTTAGAAACCCAAAAAGACCCATCACCCCAAGTTTTAATGAAATACTTGCTCCGGTAGATGGTAAAGTTGTTGTTATTGAAGAGGTGGAAGAACCTGAATATTTCAAGGGCAAACGCCGACAAGTTTCCATATTTATGTCTCCTTTGAACGTCCATGTTACGCGCTATGCGGCCAGTGGTACGGTTACCTACTCAAAATATCATCCAGGAAAATATTTGGTGGCTTGGCACCCAAAATCAAGTACAGAAAATGAACGCACCACAGTTGTTCTCCACACTCCCAAATTTGGAGAAATTGGATACAGACAAATTGCGGGTGCACTAGCACGCCGCATCGTAAATTATGCGGAGGAAGGCGAACAAGTGACCCAAGGACAAGACGCTGGGTTTATTAAATTTGGTTCTAGAGTAGATTTGTTATTACCATTAGATTGTGATATTGCCGTAAAACTGGGCCAAAAAGTGGTTGGAGCCAAGACTTGCATTGCAGCTCTTAGAAAAAAGGATGACTAG
- a CDS encoding acyl-CoA-binding protein, producing MTSKALHKKFEEAVAYVNSYKEPLPADLLLKLYAYYKVANRNFGNPGSKTPLINAFKANAMIQAQNISIKQAMKSYVELVDKEIKKS from the coding sequence ATGACTAGTAAAGCATTACATAAAAAGTTTGAGGAGGCGGTAGCTTATGTAAACAGTTATAAAGAACCTCTTCCAGCTGATCTTTTGCTAAAACTGTACGCCTATTATAAAGTAGCAAACAGAAATTTTGGAAATCCTGGGAGTAAAACACCACTTATCAATGCTTTTAAGGCAAACGCCATGATTCAAGCGCAAAACATAAGCATTAAACAAGCTATGAAATCCTATGTAGAATTGGTTGATAAGGAAATCAAGAAATCCTAA